In Bythopirellula goksoeyrii, a single window of DNA contains:
- the metF gene encoding methylenetetrahydrofolate reductase [NAD(P)H], whose protein sequence is MTTLAQAYGRDRFGLSFELFPPKTDAGVENLWFHVDRLVQYKPSYITCTYGAGGSTQDRTLEVVAHVRSKFELPVATHLTCVGNTADQLRAYLHRALDLEIDNVVALRGDPPKGETSFRSVEGGFSHANELVKFIRDEFHHMGIAVAGYPETHQEAVSAEADLTNLKRKVDAGADIVITQLFYDNADFFAFRDKYQAAGLDVPLVPGLLPVTNGAQIQRISSLCGAKLPPDFLAALSEHEDGSEGQFEVGVEFATKQAAELVAAGVPGIHFYVLNKSEATERVLRDVQLPR, encoded by the coding sequence CGACCCTTGCCCAGGCCTATGGCCGCGATCGATTCGGCCTCTCCTTCGAGCTTTTTCCTCCAAAGACCGACGCTGGCGTCGAGAATCTGTGGTTCCATGTTGATCGGTTGGTGCAATACAAGCCCAGCTACATCACCTGCACCTACGGGGCGGGAGGTTCCACACAAGATCGCACCCTGGAAGTGGTAGCCCACGTGCGTAGCAAATTCGAATTACCCGTCGCTACCCATCTTACTTGCGTCGGAAACACCGCCGATCAGTTGCGGGCCTACCTCCATCGCGCCCTTGACTTGGAAATTGACAACGTAGTCGCTCTCCGTGGCGATCCTCCCAAAGGAGAAACATCCTTCCGTAGCGTCGAGGGGGGATTTTCTCACGCTAATGAGTTAGTCAAATTCATCCGCGACGAATTCCATCACATGGGCATTGCCGTCGCTGGCTACCCCGAGACCCATCAGGAGGCCGTCAGCGCCGAGGCCGACCTCACCAACCTTAAACGCAAGGTCGACGCCGGGGCAGACATTGTCATCACGCAATTGTTCTACGATAACGCCGACTTTTTCGCTTTCCGCGACAAGTATCAGGCAGCAGGGCTCGACGTGCCACTCGTACCAGGTCTGTTGCCCGTAACCAACGGAGCACAGATCCAGCGGATCTCGTCCCTCTGCGGGGCGAAACTTCCTCCCGATTTTCTCGCCGCGCTCAGCGAACACGAGGACGGATCAGAGGGTCAGTTCGAGGTAGGTGTCGAATTCGCCACCAAGCAAGCCGCCGAGTTGGTTGCCGCCGGTGTGCCGGGGATTCACTTCTATGTATTGAACAAGTCTGAGGCCACCGAGCGCGTACTCCGCGACGTCCAACTCCCCAGGTGA